The following coding sequences lie in one Arabidopsis thaliana chromosome 3, partial sequence genomic window:
- a CDS encoding complex 1 family protein / LVR family protein (complex 1 family protein / LVR family protein; Has 30201 Blast hits to 17322 proteins in 780 species: Archae - 12; Bacteria - 1396; Metazoa - 17338; Fungi - 3422; Plants - 5037; Viruses - 0; Other Eukaryotes - 2996 (source: NCBI BLink).) — MVTGEALIAYRALLRATKKSFAGDTEMLKASASEIRKKFEENRLVASNSDITRLLEEAREATQFISTMIVQAKLNERGGYEMKASQEHAGATLELPSEEMLRKKSV; from the exons ATGGTGACCGGAGAAGCGTTGATCGCGTACAGAGCACTGCTCAGGGCAACAAAGAAATCATTCGCCGGAGATACCGAGATGCTAAAAGCTTCGGCGTCCGAGATCCGTAAGAAATTCGAAGAGAATCGCCTCGTGGCTTCTAACTCCGACATCACTCGCCTTCTAGAAGAGGCGCGTGAAGCGACGCAGTTCATTTCCACCATGATCGTCCAGGCTAAACTCAACGAACGCGGCGGATATG AGATGAAAGCAAGTCAGGAACACGCGGGAGCTACTTTGGAGCTTCCATCAGAGGAGATGCTTCGGAAAAAATCTGTATGA
- a CDS encoding Plant invertase/pectin methylesterase inhibitor superfamily protein (Plant invertase/pectin methylesterase inhibitor superfamily protein; FUNCTIONS IN: enzyme inhibitor activity, pectinesterase inhibitor activity, pectinesterase activity; INVOLVED IN: biological_process unknown; LOCATED IN: endomembrane system; EXPRESSED IN: 22 plant structures; EXPRESSED DURING: 13 growth stages; CONTAINS InterPro DOMAIN/s: Pectinesterase inhibitor (InterPro:IPR006501); BEST Arabidopsis thaliana protein match is: Plant invertase/pectin methylesterase inhibitor superfamily protein (TAIR:AT2G47670.1); Has 816 Blast hits to 809 proteins in 46 species: Archae - 0; Bacteria - 0; Metazoa - 0; Fungi - 0; Plants - 816; Viruses - 0; Other Eukaryotes - 0 (source: NCBI BLink).) has product MKTPMSSSITFALVFFLLSLNPTSSLPSKRESYVQNACSVTRYQDLCAKTLLPFASVAKNSPSKWARAGVSVAITDNKDVLRHLLKTRLSTIGKRDRIALSDCRELLQDSLDSLHKSLAVLRTLRASEFQQQMSDLATWLSSSLTDKDTCLDGFEKTSTRSSSTVRMIRKRVTTSMYLSSNSLALLNKLAANGL; this is encoded by the coding sequence atgaaaactcCCATGAGTTCTTCTATCACGTTTGCACtcgtcttctttctcctttctctcaaCCCAACTTCATCATTACCGTCCAAACGCGAAAGCTACGTTCAAAACGCGTGTAGTGTTACACGCTACCAAGACCTCTGCGCTAAAACGCTATTGCCGTTTGCATCAGTCGCCAAGAACAGTCCCAGCAAATGGGCACGTGCCGGCGTTTCCGTTGCCATAACCGACAACAAAGACGTCCTTAGACACCTTCTCAAAACGAGGCTTTCAACGATTGGGAAACGAGACCGAATCGCTTTGTCGGATTGTCGCGAACTTCTCCAAGACTCTCTTGATAGTCTCCACAAGTCCTTGGCCGTCCTCCGGACACTCAGAGCCAGCGAGTTTCAGCAGCAGATGAGTGATCTTGCTACGTGGCTTAGCTCTTCCCTCACTGACAAGGACACGTGTCTTGATGGGTTTGAAAAGACATCGACGAGGTCATCATCAACGGTCAGGATGATTCGGAAGAGAGTCACGACGTCTATGTACTTGTCCAGCAATTCTCTCGCACTCCTCAACAAGCTAGCGGCTAATGGTTTGTAA
- the AUD1 gene encoding NAD(P)-binding Rossmann-fold superfamily protein (UDP-GLUCURONIC ACID DECARBOXYLASE 2 (UXS2); FUNCTIONS IN: UDP-glucuronate decarboxylase activity, dTDP-glucose 4,6-dehydratase activity, catalytic activity; INVOLVED IN: dTDP-rhamnose biosynthetic process, nucleotide-sugar metabolic process, D-xylose metabolic process; LOCATED IN: plasma membrane, Golgi membrane, membrane; EXPRESSED IN: guard cell, cultured cell; CONTAINS InterPro DOMAIN/s: NAD-dependent epimerase/dehydratase (InterPro:IPR001509), NAD(P)-binding domain (InterPro:IPR016040); BEST Arabidopsis thaliana protein match is: UDP-xylose synthase 4 (TAIR:AT2G47650.1); Has 30201 Blast hits to 17322 proteins in 780 species: Archae - 12; Bacteria - 1396; Metazoa - 17338; Fungi - 3422; Plants - 5037; Viruses - 0; Other Eukaryotes - 2996 (source: NCBI BLink).), with translation MASELINRRHETDQPTADAYYPKPIKPWFTVTRPMRYMLREQRLIFVLVGIAIATLVFTIFPRSTQSTPYSDPFSGYGIRPDESYVPAIQAQRKPSLEYLNRIGATGGKIPLGLKRKGLRVVVTGGAGFVGSHLVDRLMARGDTVIVVDNFFTGRKENVMHHFSNPNFEMIRHDVVEPILLEVDQIYHLACPASPVHYKFNPVKTIKTNVVGTLNMLGLAKRVGARFLLTSTSEVYGDPLQHPQVETYWGNVNPIGVRSCYDEGKRTAETLTMDYHRGANVEVRIARIFNTYGPRMCIDDGRVVSNFVAQALRKEPLTVYGDGKQTRSFQFVSDLVEGLMRLMEGEHVGPFNLGNPGEFTMLELAKVVQETIDPNANIEFRPNTEDDPHKRKPDITKAKELLGWEPKVSLRQGLPLMVKDFRQRVFGDQKEGSSAAATTTKTTSA, from the exons ATGGCGAGCGAGCTGATCAATCGGCGACACGAGACGGATCAACCAACCGCCGATGCTTATTACCCGAAACCAATCAAACCATGGTTCACGGTGACTCGTCCGATGCGTTACATGCTCCGTGAACAGAGACTTATCTTCGTTCTCGTTGGCATTGCAATCGCTACTTTGGTTTTCACAATTTTCCCTCGCTCCACACAATCAACCCCTTACTCGGATCCTTTCTCCGGTTACGGAATCCGACCCGACGAATCGTACGTTCCGGCTATACAAGCTCAGAGGAAACCTAGCCTCGAGTACCTGAACCGGATCGGAGCAACAGGCGGGAAAATCCCACTGGGATTGAAACGCAAAGGGCTAAGAGTGGTTGTGACCGGTGGTGCTGGATTCGTTGGATCGCATCTCGTGGATCGTTTGATGGCTAGAGGAGATACTGTGATTGTTGTTGATAATTTCTTCACTGGAAGGAAAGAGAACGTTATGCACCATTTCAGTAACCCTAACTTTGAGATGATCCGTCACGATGTGGTTGAGCCGATTCTTCTTGAGGTTGATCAGATCTACCATTTGGCTTGCCCTGCTTCTCCTGTTCATTACAAATTCAATCCCGTCAAGACTATC AAGACGAATGTGGTTGGAACATTGAACATGCTTGGTTTGGCTAAGCGAGTTGGGGCTAGATTTCTTCTGACGAGTACCAGTGAGGTTTATGGTGATCCTCTGCAGCATCCTCAGGTTGAGACTTACTGGGGCAACGTTAATCCCATTG GTGTTCGTAGTTGCTACGATGAAGGAAAACGTACGGCAGAGACGTTGACCATGGACTATCACCGAGGTGCCAATGTTGAG GTCAGAATTGCTAGGATCTTCAACACCTATGGTCCAAGAATGTGTATAGATGATGGGCGTGTTGTTAGTAACTTCGTTGCACAG GCACTAAGGAAAGAGCCATTGACTGTTTACGGTGATGGGAAGCAGACAAGGAGTTTCCAATTTGTTTCTGATCTG GTTGAAGGTTTGATGAGACTGATGGAAGGAGAACATGTCGGCCCATTCAACCTCGGTAACCCTGGTGAATTCACGATGCTCGAGCTCGCtaag gTGGTCCAAGAGACAATTGATCCGAATGCAAACATAGAGTTCAGACCAAACACAGAAGACGACCCTCACAAGAGAAAGCCTGACATCACAAAGGCCAAAGAGCTTTTAGGTTGGGAACCAAAGGTCTCTCTTCGTCAGGGACTGCCTCTCATGGTCAAAGATTTCCGTCAACGTGTCTTTGGTGACCAGAAGGAAGGCTCCTCCGCAGCTGCAACCACCACCAAGACAACTTCAGCTTGA
- a CDS encoding Small nuclear ribonucleoprotein family protein (Small nuclear ribonucleoprotein family protein; CONTAINS InterPro DOMAIN/s: Like-Sm ribonucleoprotein (LSM) domain (InterPro:IPR001163), Like-Sm ribonucleoprotein (LSM) domain, eukaryotic/archaea-type (InterPro:IPR006649), Like-Sm ribonucleoprotein (LSM)-related domain (InterPro:IPR010920); BEST Arabidopsis thaliana protein match is: Small nuclear ribonucleoprotein family protein (TAIR:AT2G47640.4); Has 794 Blast hits to 794 proteins in 230 species: Archae - 2; Bacteria - 0; Metazoa - 330; Fungi - 182; Plants - 143; Viruses - 0; Other Eukaryotes - 137 (source: NCBI BLink).), giving the protein MSKPMEEDTNQGKTEEEEFNTGPLSVLMMSVKNNTQVLINCRNNRKLLGRVRAFDRHCNMVLENVREMWTEVPKTGKGKKKALPVNRDRFISKMFLRGDSVIIVLRNPK; this is encoded by the exons ATGAG TAAACCAATGGAAGAGGATACCAAC CAGGGAAAGACTGAGGAGGAGGAGTTCAACACTGGACCACTCTCTGTTTTGATGATGAGTGTTAAGAATAACACTCAGGTGTTGATCAATTGCCGTAACAACAGGAAACTCCTTGGCCGAGTTAGGGCTTTTGACAGGCACTGCAACATGGTTCTTGAAAATGTCAGAGAAATGTGGACTGAG gttcCGAAAACcggaaaaggaaagaagaaagctcttCCTGTTAACAGAGATCGATTCATCAGCAAGATGTTCCTGCGTGGAGACTCAGTCATTATCGTCCTCAGGAACCCCAAGTGA
- a CDS encoding Small nuclear ribonucleoprotein family protein (Small nuclear ribonucleoprotein family protein; CONTAINS InterPro DOMAIN/s: Like-Sm ribonucleoprotein (LSM) domain (InterPro:IPR001163), Like-Sm ribonucleoprotein (LSM) domain, eukaryotic/archaea-type (InterPro:IPR006649), Like-Sm ribonucleoprotein (LSM)-related domain (InterPro:IPR010920); BEST Arabidopsis thaliana protein match is: Small nuclear ribonucleoprotein family protein (TAIR:AT2G47640.3); Has 794 Blast hits to 794 proteins in 230 species: Archae - 2; Bacteria - 0; Metazoa - 329; Fungi - 181; Plants - 143; Viruses - 0; Other Eukaryotes - 139 (source: NCBI BLink).) — MSKPMEEDTNGKTEEEEFNTGPLSVLMMSVKNNTQVLINCRNNRKLLGRVRAFDRHCNMVLENVREMWTEVPKTGKGKKKALPVNRDRFISKMFLRGDSVIIVLRNPK, encoded by the exons ATGAG TAAACCAATGGAAGAGGATACCAAC GGAAAGACTGAGGAGGAGGAGTTCAACACTGGACCACTCTCTGTTTTGATGATGAGTGTTAAGAATAACACTCAGGTGTTGATCAATTGCCGTAACAACAGGAAACTCCTTGGCCGAGTTAGGGCTTTTGACAGGCACTGCAACATGGTTCTTGAAAATGTCAGAGAAATGTGGACTGAG gttcCGAAAACcggaaaaggaaagaagaaagctcttCCTGTTAACAGAGATCGATTCATCAGCAAGATGTTCCTGCGTGGAGACTCAGTCATTATCGTCCTCAGGAACCCCAAGTGA